The genomic segment CTTTAACGCGGAAAGCCCTGCCTGCCATTTCCAATGACAGTTTGACACATTGATCATATGGTTAACAGCATCGTCGCtgaatcttgaaaataatcaCTTTTTGCTTCGGCAAAATCATGATGGGCCACAGTGACTTACGAATTTTTCCGCCTCGTGTATTCGCGCAGCCGGATTTCGCTTCCCGAACCACGTCTCAATTTAAAAACGCACGCGTATACTTTAGGAACCTATGCCATCTTGCGAAAGAGTATCTGTTGCCATGAAACGGCGGTACACAACATAAGCTCGAATCAATGTAtcgaattttctttcaaagttCAGCCGGCACAAACGATCGGTATATCTTGCTGTCGACCTTTTCCAAAATTTAGACAAAACTCCTCGAGTACGCATTCAACGCTGATGCTTTATTTCAAATCGTACAATATATCTCgaatattcataatttgaaCGGTACGCCGGCGAATTTCTTTTCTGGTGGACCCCCCAGTCTCCGGCCTGCAAGCTCGTGCGTTATAAAATCCGATTGTTTCCTGGAGAAGCGTAATCGCGGATCTTTCGTGATAGGTATCAGCGGTGCGGGAAACCAGCCATATCTGACACACAAATAACTTGTCATTGAGAAATCTTTTCATACGCGTGCCTCTCGTTGACTTACTCCATGTTCACAGCCGGTGGTCTAAACGAATAGAGATCCTTAGGTGTCATCTCCTGCCGTTTCATCAAATTGATGTCGTCTTCTCGAACGTCCCACGGTGGGATAACGTCGTGTTTCGCGTAAAATTTGCCGGTCAACGATTTCGTTCGGATAGTAGGCGTGAACGTTTCTCGCACACTTGCCaatttgttctctctctcgtatcTCTCTTTGTAAAAGCGCAGTTTTACAGGATTCATCAGCAAATTAGTCGCCataatttcttctcttttagaTTTACGaaacttcttaatttttttaatcgcagATAAACGCGTGAGTCGGATGCGACTTTAACGCGTGAGTCGGATGCAACTTTAAcgcgaaggaaaaaaaaaaaaaagaaaaattgaacatctaattaactaattttaaGATCTTTTATTCGTTGTCAAATAATGCGAGAGATGACAGGAGCGATGATTGAgaagaaattattgatatgCTGAAAAgacaatatattgatatatatatttattttaaaatatgtatatcgataGAAAACACATACATAACAAGCGGAAGACCGTGGCCGATCAGCCAGAGAGATTTCCAGGCCTATAACATCGTTGTAACTACTTTTTCTCGTGCAatcaatcaaaaaatttttaataaaagtatagtCGAGCCTCTCTTATTCTTTCctcgtatataatttctattctttcCCCGAGTTTCCTTTCCCGTTGCTTAGCCCTGTACATATGCGAATGTCAAACGTAAAGCAACGAGAGAGCGTAGCAAGAGAGGAAAAGGggaagaaagaatagagaaatACGGAAATAAGAATATGGAAGTTTGACTGTACAAAAACACCGACGAAATACTATTAATGTCCTGGGTAAACCTACAGCAAGAAAATCTTTGCATTGTCGGAAATTTTTTCCCATCACGTTAAACCCAGTAAGACCATCGATCTAGTATCTCGTCGGTGATGAGACATAAGGAACTAAAGTGCCCTTTCTTTCTACTAATTTCCGATATTGCGCCCTAAAGCGTCACTGCTTCAAATAAATCGTTAATCGAGCAATTAATCGGTTATTAATGACGCTGTGGATACTTCTCTTTGTTGCATTCGATGTAAAAAGTTCTTATCTGACACAATTCATTTAAAGAACAGAAAGATTCATTCTTTATTCGTGTCACACTATGAACACAATTATGGTAAAAAGAttggatttatttttacaggaaaaaaatatgcacacAATTTAAATTCGTAAAGCAGTTGACACTTTGGAACGCGAGTTAGTCCGATGAAACGAAGGACGAGATAAACGCGATTGTATTTCTAATGCCCGcgataactataataatatatagctgccaatctttatatttatatttctataaatattggAGCCAAAGTATACTCTTGGTGATCCGCATTgagacaagaaaaatatattttatgctgtCGCGAacagatttgaaaatattctaaactcgataaaaaatatttattaaatgaaattaaatttacgtaatatttaaatcacgATCTTTGAATCAGAAAGAAGTATGcgatatatctaaaaaaaacaaatagttttaaaacttCAAACGTACACAATGATTTCTGGTTATAAGAAAACTATAAGTCAGGAGGCACAATTCCAACAACTCTTTAACGATTttgatttgataattatttatatatatatagatatcttttcgcaacaaaaaaatttagaaaatctataatttttcgttttataaatgtatactgTTACaactatgtaataaaaatttttattccaatATTTAAACTGAATTACACAAATTTGAAATTCTAcaacgtgaaaaaaattcagtttctcgaaaactttaatatatctaaatttaattagaatgtGAAGATAAGACTAAGTTTCTCCCTTTacgtatataacatataaaagagtttctaagaattaatttttagtgtcTTGAGATCcgaaatcgttaaaaaaatgactCTATAAAGATAACTCAATAAAAAATCTTGCTTATAACCGGACATCATTGTACTTTAACATGGTGTACTCGTTTAATGATTCTTGGTTCCATTTTCACTGTCGTCACGATTATTTCATCATTGCGACAAATAAACGCGAGACACTTTGACGCACAATGAGATtcactaatattttaaatctatatattatataaaatcgttGTATAATAGTAAGTAAGACGCCGTTCTTCTGTTAggtatattcttataaaattactttctctATCTGAATTAAAAGTCAGTTCTGTTCCGTAACAGATATAGCTGCAGCTGTCGAAGATGCATTTCTTGTTTTGCTGAAGTGTTGCATTATGTTTCTGAAAAAAGGTAAATTTGTTACGCACAATCACAATTGCAtcctataaattaaaataaaaaatatgtgaacTTAAAAGTGAATCGAAGACAGATTATTATGTATCTCgtcgtgaaaaattataaatacgtaaAGTCTTTGAATTTAGAGATAATCCTTGAAGctgatgaataattaaaatttaaaaatttatgcaatgtatattttttgggAATCTcttgttatttgaaaactatgTCTATACAATTTCTTCTTCACTTCACTGACCTTTCAACGAGAACAATTTAATGCTTTTGTTCAATGTACCCTTTCTGCTCACCAAATAGTTTGCTGTTCCCTTCGTCGAGTTCTACATCCGCCATCCTATCCGCATAGTGCCTTTGTCTGTCGGCGCCAAATTGTGATAGATCCGCGATATTGCTGTGATACCCGTTCTCGCATCTGCCCAAATAGCCGTCCATCAATGGCGATCGACAGGTATCACGAGGCGACAAATAATCGGGATTGCTCGGTGACAAGATCTCTTCGTAGTACTCTACGCTTTTCGGCTGCAGACCACCGACGGTGGACCCATACTTTCTTGGTAGAGTGGTCGATGCGTTCCTACCGCAATAGAAATCCGCCGTTGTACCGTCATTCAGAGATGTCGATCTCGACATGCTGGTATTCTTGTATCCTGAGACCGCGAGATCGTTGTCCGCGATAACGTCTGTACTATGATACTTGACCCGCGATGTGGACAAATCTAAGGTCGGCGACTTTACGTATCTCTTCGGAGAATCATAGGAGGAAGATGACAAGTAATGATCGTGGAAAGACTTCGCCTCCGGACTGTGATGACCGTGCGAGGATAAGTCGGTATATCTCTCTCGATCGACCGGTGACTTTCTGCAGGACATCTCATCGTGCAAACCGTATCTATTGTCCGACCTATGAAATATAAAcgatagatataaatttctctttatatatagagctattaaatcaattattatacagaggaaaagagaatattttagaaatagcCTTAACTTTTGCAACTTATTTTAGTtactataaaaacttttaaaaattattaaatacattgaaAGAAAGAGGTGGAAAATgtacatgtaatttaatttacctCGTCCTGGAAACACCATACAATCTGCGCTCCCTTTCTCTAGAGCTGTTGAGGCTGAATCTCCTAGGCAGAGTCGCGCTGGTCACCCCTGGCGGCGGCGCCGTCAAGGACGGCCTCTTTCGATCGTTGAACCTCGAATAGAAACTGCGCCTTCGTATTCGGTCTATCACTGATTCCGAGCTGTCGCCGCGCATGAATAGAGAGTACGACGTCGGCGACGTCGGCGAATACAACAGCGGCGAGTGCAAATCGCCACGATTGTGATTCAGGTCGGCCGAGCAGATGGACCATGAATCGAAGCTTTCTGGCTCTTCGGGCGAGAACATTTCGCTGGTCGGGCATTCTTCGAATGGCACCTCCTTAGTTACCTTAGCGTTGTCCAGGTTGTTGGACATCTCTTTAGGCGGATCtatcgctctctctctcggctTCTCGTCGCTCCCTGAGTCAAACCCTCCCTGAGTCGAATAATCGTCAATGGTTTGCGAGGTCGAGCGATCGTTTTGCGACCCCATATGGTTCTCCATGATTCTAACGCATTCGGTGACCTCTCGCTTGAGCTCAGCGACGTCCTTGGCACGCAAGGGTTTATCGATAATGATCTTGTTGCCGGTGATGTTGGCGTGATGCGTCATCCTCGACAGACATTCCATCAATTTATCGCCACTTTCTGTCACAGGAACCTCCACCTTGGGCGATCCAACAGCGGAGTTCGCTTTAGGCGATCCGGACTTGGGCGAGTCTCTCTTGGGGGTTCCGTTTCTGAAGGTGTGCTGCGGTATCTTGGACAGATCGAGTTTCAGACCTGCCCTACTCGGCCGATGTTGCTCCGGTGATTGTTTAGTCTGATTGACATTAGAATTCGAAGCGTTCTGAAGCATCATCTGCTCGGATGACAAGTTTGCGTCAGACTTGTTTGGTCTAGCTTGGTTTTCCGTAACATCGACTTTAGATAACGTATCTGTATTTTGCGTAAGATGTTCACCAACACGATCGTCATACTTTTTCTGAAACGACGTTTTCTGAACGTCCGACTCCGTTCGTTTCAAACAGGATGATCTCGCGGAAGTCTGATCGTCGAGACTATTTCTCTTGATCGAATCTTGTGCCATGACATTCGGCGCTTCGGGACTCTTCTCCTTCTTCGTTGCAGGTTTTTTCTTCACCAACAGCTTCGACGATTTTTCCTTCTCCTCGGACTTGCTCTCCGAACTGTCGGACGATTTTTTCACCACCTTCTTCACGACGCGTACTATCCtctttttcttagtgccgTTGACTTCATCTTTTTCCGCGCTCTCTTTCGACTTTACCGGCTTCTTCATCTTCTTATCGATGTCCTCGCTTTTGTCGATCTTCACGATAGATCCGTTTTTGCCTAGAGAACTAATATTCTTCTTAGTCTTCATCAGTTTCTTGTCTTCGCCACTAATAATGGACTCCGCGtgtttattatctataattctCTGAGAATCTGATTCGTCcgacaattttttcggtgatTCCGCTTTCTGCAACCTTGTTTTATCCGCAGAGGAGTCTAACTGCGGCGCTTTTTTAAGCTCCTTCGATTGCTTCTCTATCAGAGGTTTCTTCTCTTTAACGGTTGACTCTTTTTCCTTCGGCTTCTCCTTGGGTGGCGATCTCTTGCTCTCACTCTTCTCTGGCGATTTCTTGTTCTCCAATATCCTCTTTCCCGATTTGTTGTCGCCCTTGACAAACTTGGTTGGTATTCTGCTCGTTGCGCTGTCTTCCTCCGACTCAGTCGACTTCGCACACTTGGGCGGGCTTTTCTTCAGCCTGCTCATAAGCGCGTTCTGCGGTCGGCTGCTGCTATTCTGCTTCGCGTCCGCGTTTGTCTTGAACAGCCCCAACACCGACGTCATCCGTCCCTTAGCCGATGACACACTTTTGATCTCGGCATTCTTATCCAACGTCAGATTCTCCACACTTAGCGTCCTCTTCGGACTTGTCGATTCCGCAGGCGGACACGCGATAGGCGGCGCCGAGCACTCGCGTTCCTTCCGATCGTCACTGTTCATCATCGTCGACTTGGCGCTTGCCGTATCGTCGCTCACGCGCAGCTTCTCCAACTTCTTTTCCAATGAATGCAGAAAACCGCTCTTCGTACCGGAAGGACGCTCTACCGTTGTTTTCTCCTTGTCCTCGTTCTTGGACTTAGCCTCTGAAGAGGAGAAAGAAGAGGCGGAAGAGGCGACAACACTGT from the Anoplolepis gracilipes chromosome 11, ASM4749672v1, whole genome shotgun sequence genome contains:
- the LOC140671005 gene encoding uncharacterized protein, which codes for MATNLLMNPVKLRFYKERYERENKLASVRETFTPTIRTKSLTGKFYAKHDVIPPWDVREDDINLMKRQEMTPKDLYSFRPPAVNMEYGWFPAPLIPITKDPRLRFSRKQSDFITHELAGRRLGGPPEKKFAGVPFKL